The genomic interval AATTCAATAGACGCAACCTGCATTCCTAAACAAATTCCAAAGAAAGGAACTTTTTGTTCACGTGCATATTGTGTTGCTAAAATCTTCCCTTCAATCCCTCGATCTCCGAATCCACCAGGTACAAGAATTCCATCTGCGTCCTGTAGCAATTCTTGAACATTTTCTTTTGTTACTTGCTCAGCATTGATCCAATCGATATCGATATCCGCATCGAATGCATAACCTGCATGCTTTAATGCTTCTACTACAGAAATATAAGCATCTTGCAGCTCTACATATTTACCAACAAGGGCAATCTTTGTTGTTTTAGAAAGATTACGCACGCGATCAACTAATTCGATCCATTCTGTCATATCTGCTTCTTGGCATTTAAGTTTTAAATGCTCACATACAATTTGATCTAGGTTTTGCTCTTGTAATGCCAAAGGAATCGTATAAAGTGTATCCGCATCACGGCACTCAATAACTGATTTATTGTCTATATCACAGAATAAAGCAATTTTGTCTTTCATATCTTCTGAAATAGGTTTTTCTGTTCTTACTACAATAACATTCGGTTGAATCCCCAAACTACGCAGTTCTTTAACGCTGTGTTGTGTTGGTTTTGTTTTCATTTCTCCTGCTGCTTTGATGTATGGCACCAATGTACAGTGAATATACATAACATTATCGCGACCGATATCACTTTTAATTTGGCGAATCGCTTCTAAGAACGGTAATGATTCGATATCTCCAACTGTTCCACCAATTTCTGTAATAACAACATCTGCATTCGTTTCACGACCAGCTCTATATACACGCTCTTTAATTTCATTTGTGATATGTGGAATTACTTGAACAGTTCCGCCAAGATAATCTCCTCTACGCTCTTTTCTTAATACAGTAGAATAGATTTTCCCTGTTGTAACATTGTTATATTTTGTTAAATTGATATCAATAAAACGCTCATAGTGACCTAAGTCTAAATCCGTTTCCGCGCCATCATCTGTTACAAATACTTCTCCATGCTGATAAGGACTCATTGTTCCTGGGTCCACGTTGATATACGGGTCAAACTTTTGAATGGTAACACTTACTCCACGGTTTTTCAGCAAGCGACCAAGAGAAGCTGCTGTAATCCCTTTTCCTAGTGAAGAAACTACTCCACCTGTTACAAAAATATATTTTGTCATTATATGATCCCCCTTGATTTAAGTTTGCTCCAATTCCTCTTTATTTAAGACGAATTAACTAATTTTTTTGAGGGGTATGAAACGATTGCTGTTTGCTTCTTTACTAAAGGTTGTTTTCCGTAAAGTTTGTCGCAATTACTCGCAGCCCGAATACGCTACGCTTTTCTTAGCAAACTTATACTTTTGCCTGCTATCTCATGGCGTTTACGTATATCTAAGCTGCTTTAATATTTCTAAATTATTTATTTTTCCTATTGAAAAAACAACAATCTTTTAGAAAACAGCATTACTAAAAAATAAAAAGCGCTCCACTTACTTTCTACAAGTAAGGGAGCGCTGTATTTAGCGAATTTAAGTTCGTTCCTCTTTTAAGGAGCCCAAAAAAGATTTTACTAGCAACGACTGTAAATGTCAAGACTAGGGGGAATTATTTATCCTCATCCTCGTCTTCATCAAATTCTTCGTCTTCTTCATCTTCTTCTTCATCTAATTCATCATAATCTTCTTCGATTTCTTCATCAAAATCTTCACTTTCCGATAAGTCATCATCTAATAAATCATCGTCTTCGTCTTCATCTAAATCGTCATCTTCATCTAGAAGCTCTTCATCATCCAGATCTGCATCGAAGTCATCAAAATCATCTTCGTCTTCATCTATGCTATCAAAATCGTCGAAGTCATCATCCGCAGCTTTTTTCGCTTTTTTCTTCTTCGGTTTTGTTACTGTTACAACATCTTCTTCTGATTTATCTACAGGGTACCATAAACGAAGTCCCCAACGATTGTCTCCTAATGATAAAAAGCGACCATCGATATTAACATCTGTATAAAATTGTGCAATTTTTTCATTGACTTCTTCTTCCGTTAACTCTACTAATTTTGCTACTTCATTCATTAGTTCATTAAACGCATAAGGTGTTTTGCCACCATTCATAATTTCATATGCTACATCAATTAGCGCCATTTCTTTTAGTTCTTCTTTTGTGTATTTGTCAACACTCATTCTTTCGCACTTCCTTTCATATCTACTCTTATCCCCGTCCTGAAAGCTTGGACCAAAATTCAGGTGGAAGTTTCACGTTTCGGGAGTTTATTATTTTTATACATCTCGTTGATCTTTTGAGACCAATCTTAACTAATATAGTAAAAATACATATTCTCCATTATAAACAAATTTTAGGTGAATATGCTAGTTCTAGTTAAGGTTTATTTAACTTTTCTTTGAAATAGAAGTTTTCCTGCTCTTTTATGTTTATTTTTTTGCTTGGCTTGCTTATTTTTAGCAAGTTTTAAAAAAAGAAGGGATAAAAGAAAAAAGCCGATAGAACCTAATTGATGCTTATATAAGATATAAAACAAAACTAAATATAGGAGTATTCCAATTAAAATCAATATTTTCCGCACTGTTAATCCACCCTTACTAAAAATAATAGATTATTCTCCTTTTAGAATAACGACTGTATGAAGCGACACGCAAGTTTCTTTTTTATTTATTTGCTATTTTCCAAAATATGAATGATTCCCCTTAAAAATCGACATGGAAGAGGAAAGGTATGAAAGGAATAGGATATCGGCAATACTATCCTTTTAAGGAGGGAATTATAAATGAAGACATTCTTGATTATCATAAGCAGTATTGCAATACTTATTTTCCTTCTCTATATTGATTTTCAATTAGGAAAGAGAGCCCAGCAAAAACAAATAGAACGGAAAAATCATCCCTTTAGATATACAGACTTTCACATCTATGCAGATGGAACAGAACTTTTCCCAGCCCTGTTCCAAGCAATTAAAGAGGCGAACAATCATATCCATATCCTTTTCTACACCATTAAAACAGATAGCATTTCCAATGAGTTTCTAGATCTTTTAAAAGCAAAAGCACATGAAGGAGTGGAAGTACGCCTAATTTTAGATTGGTTAGGTAGTATAAAAATCAGAAAAAAAATCAGAGAAAATCTAAAGCAAGCTGGTGTTCAATTTGCTTTTTGCCAACTTCCAACATTCCCTTATCTCTTTTATTCTTTACAAGTAAGAAACCACCGAAAAATCGCTATCATTGATGGCAAAGTTGGTTTTATGGGTGGGTTTAACATCGGAAAAGATTATATTCATGCCAACTTCAAATTAAGCCCTTGGCGTGACTATCATCTTCAATTGATTGGAGAAGGGGTCGATGATTTACAGCGAGAATTTTTAATTGATTGGTTAAAATCCTCTAAAATTAATTTACTGCAAAACCGAGTATATTTTCCAAAACAGAAACACGGAGAAACTAGACATCAAATAATACCTACTCAAGGAGTTTATTTAGAAGAAATAATATGTAATCTGATTAAAAACAGCAAAAAGAGTCTTTTCATTGCTACCCCTTACTTCATTCCTAGCCAGCGAATAACAGTGGAATTATTAAGGGCATTACATAGAAACGTTAGGCTTACCATTCTTATCCCAAACAAAGCTGATCACATGCTTGTTAAAGAAGCAGCTTTTCCCTATTTACGTAAACTATTAAAGAACGAGGCAAGCGTTTTTCAATATACGAATGGGTTCTTCCATGGAAAGTTAATAAATGTCGATGATGAAATTATTATTATTGGTTCGTCCAATTTTGATAGACGCAGTATCTTTTTGAACCACGAGCTAAACTGCTGTATTTATGACCCTGTGTTTATTGAAAGAATGAATAAAATAACAACGATAGATTTACAGCAAGCTAAGAAGTTATCTCTTTTGGATTTTAAAAAATTAACTGCATGGCGTACATTAAAAGAATGGCTTTCCCGTCTTTTTGCTCCATTTTTATAAGCTTTAATCAGTGGGAGAGGTCTCCCACTGATTAGTTAAGTTAAACGATTCGTACCTTGACAGACAGGGATCTTCCTCAAATGCTCCTATGCTTCCTCTTGACTATTACCTAAGATTAAGCTGAGATATCTTATCTTTGAAATAAGACACTAATCCATTCAAACGCACGGTAACCAGCATATATTCCAAAAATACCTACAATACCCGAAAATGCGCCTGGGGCTGGAATTGGCAGTTTCAAAAGACCAAAAATGAATCCAGTTAAAAATCCAGTTACTAAAGCTAATATCACTAATTTCACAAGCATCTCCCCTTCAAAAGTAGATGCCTTTATTATTCGAAAAGTTAGTTCGAAATATCCGAAGATTCCTTAATCATCTTTGCTGGTTTTTATGGCAGGGATTTTTAGTTTCACCGTGAATGTTTCATCCTTATAGGTGTAATCAAGATAGCCATGGTACTTGCTTACGATAGTTTGAATGATTTTCGTTCCATACCCTCTTTCCTTTCCTGTCTTCGTTGATTGTCCAAATTTCTTAAACATGGAATCTAGAATAGCAGCGGGAATAGGCAAACAGTCATTTTTACATGTAAGTAAGTACAGACCGCTTCGTTTTGATAAACGTATGGTGATATGCGGCTTTTCGTTATGCTTCTTTCCACATTCCTGACTTGCCTCTAGACTATTAAACAACAAATTACCTACTAAGCTTACAATATCCTTTTCTTTCATTGGTAATGTTGATAAAGGTACATCAAAGTCGTATTTCAATTCGAGATTATCCAGTATCGCCTGCTTATAAACTCTATGTAATATCGAGGCTACTGCCCCATTCTCCCCTTTTATCGATAGATTTGTTTCTTCATACCCTTCAACAAGCTCATCTAAGTAGAATTTAGCGTTTGATGAACCTTCCTCTTCCAACATAAAATGCACGGCTGAGATATGCTTGAGGAAATCATGCCGTTCACTACGGATTACTTGAAAAAGCTCATTATATTGTTTTATTTCGTCCTCATAGGATTCCTTTTCCTGTTTAAGATGAATCATTTTCCAACCTACCATAAAACGCGCCACTTCTATTAATAAAAACAAAAGGAAAAAAAGTATACTCCAGGATGTAAATACAACTTGTATATGTAAAATTAGAATCAATGACTGGATAAACCAGAGAAGCGCCTCTATTTTGGAAGGACTAGCATTACCATTTATTGGTGAATACACCGAAAAAACAAAGCATATTGCAGCAAAAAGGAGAAATAACAGATAAGATGGCACAGCAAATCCCATATGCTCCATTATTATTTTGCTATGGATAGTACTATAAACTGCAATTATTAGCCAATAGAAATGTTTATTATTAATCATAATTACCCCTTAGAAATAATTAGCTTGGAGAAAATCCACCTTCTCCTTGGTGATTATCGCCTTTTCCTCTAGCCCCTCAAATGCTACGGCATAGGAGTTCTTTGCATAAAGAGAGAAATTTTTAACATAGTGTATATTGATTATAAAAGAACGGTGTGAGCGAATGAAGTCTCTTTCCCTCAGCTCTCCTTCTAACTCATTTAGTGTCTGATATGTTTTTATTGTTTCTGATTTTGTGTAAATAGTTGTCGATCTTCCCGACCTTTCAATAAACACAATATCCTTCTTTTGTATAATGTGGATTTCACTCTTTTGTTTAATGTAAAGTCTTCCTGCAATCTCCGTAGACTTTGTCTTTTCAATTGCCCGATGTATTGACTGGGTTAGACGGTCTTTATTATAAGGCTTCATTATATAATCATGGACATTCAGCTCAAATGCATGCACTGCATATCCACTAGTTCCAGTTACAAAAATGACCAAAATATTTAAAGCATGAGAATGAATAATGTCCGCTAATTCATACCCTGATAAACCAGGCATTTCAATATCCGCAATTAATAAATCAATGCTTTCCTTTTTTATCTCTGCATAGGCTTCCTCCGCAGAAACAGTGGAAAAGATGATTTCCATTTCAGGAATACTGGAAACAATCCCTATTAATTTATCCAAATCCATAACACGGTCATCCACTAAACCAACTCTCAACTTTTCTTTCTCCCTTCCCAATGCCTGAAAAATCTCAATTGGCAGAAATTTCCCTTTTCCCCTTTTATTTTACCATGATTTATATACACAACGATGGTTTATAGCTTTTTTGATAGACTAAAATGTTCAAAAAAGAAAAACCTTCCCTTTTCACGACATGATACGGCACTTTCATGACAGGATGGCAGAAAATGAATTGTTCACCCTATATGATAAATGTAACGAAACCAATATGAGGTGAAAAATACATGATTACTATTCAAAAAGTAACGAAGAAATTCCAAGATAAAAAAACTTCCATTACCGCACTTAAGCATGTGTCATTTTCCATAAAAAAAGGGGAAACCATTGCTTTACTTGGAGAAAATGGTGCCGGTAAAACGACTCTATTACGATCCATCGCCACCCTCCTTCAACCAACAGAAGGAACCATTATCGTGGATAATTTTGATACAACGAAAAATCCAAAGGAAATTAAACAAAAAATTGGTGTTCTATTTGGCGGAGAAACAGGTCTTTATGAGCGATTAACTGCTAGAGAGAATTTGGAATACTTCGCAAATCTATATGGTTTAGGGAAGCATGAAACAAAGGTAAGAATTGATGAGCTTTCGCGAATGTTCGGAATGAGAGATTATTTAGATCGCAAGGTTGGTGGTTTTTCCAAAGGGATGCGTCAGAAAGTGGCGATTGCTCGAACGATTATTCACAATCCGGAGATTATTCTTTTTGATGAACCAACAACAGGGTTAGATATTACCTCTTCTAATGTATTCCGCCAGCTTGTCCATCAATTGAAGAAAGAAGGAAAAACAATTGTGTTTTCCAGTCACATTATGGAAGAGGTTTCCATGCTATGCGATAGTGTTGCAATGTTTCACAAAGGAGAGCTTGTCCATCATGGAAAGCTTGACGATTTATATAAAGCAGAAGGAAGCAAGGACCTAAACTATATCTTTATGAGCAAACTAGTTAGAGGGGGAGATCAATATGTTATTTAAATTATATCTGAAGGAACTAAAGGATTCATTTCGAGATAGACGAACATTATTATTAACCGTATTCCTGCCTATTATTATGATGACTGGCTTAACTCTTTTTTATGAGAAACTAGTATCTAGCAGTGAAGGAGAAAGCTACCAACTAGCGATTTCTTCTGCGTTAAATGAAGAAATGAAAGCAAATTTAGCAGCTCACACAAATATTGAATTACTTGTTTCCGACGATCCGGAAACAATAGTAAAGGATGGCGATGCACAAGCGGCAATCCTCTTAGAGAATAATTTTGGAGAAAAGGTACTCCAAGGGGAAAACACTAATATAGTCCTTATAGGAGATTCCTTTAGTGAAAACTCTTCTGCCTTGCTTTCTATTGTTATGAACGCTTTAAACGAATACGAAAAGACAGTGGTATCCGACCGATTAAATAAATTAGGGGTAGAAGATTCAGTTATTCAACCATTTTCCATCGTACAGCAAGAGCTTTCAGCAGAGAATCCAACCATTAATTTAGTAGCGATGCTTATCCCACTGATCCTATCATTGGCTGTAGGAGTCGGTTCTTCTCCAGCTGCAGCAGATCTTTTTGCTGGGGAAAAAGAGAAAAAAACGATGGAAGCATTATTAATGACTCCAGTAAAACGCTCTACTTTAGTAATTTCTAAATGGTTAACAATTTCTACAATTGGAGTATTGACTGGCTTGATTACCTTACTTGTTGTTGTTCTGGAGATAGCTTTTTTTACGGAAAACTTAAAAAACGCTGTACCTATTCATGATAACTTCGCCTTAATTATTGTATTTGCTATCTTGATAACCGTTCTTTACTCGATGCTTATTGCTTCCTTACTTATGATTACTAGCATTATTGGTAAATCAATTAAAGAAGCTCAGAGCTACAGTACGCCAATACTGATGCTGACTGTTTTTCCAATGATGTTTTTATCTACTAGCGGTTTAAATGAACTAACCTTTAATCATTTTGCTATACCCGTTATTAATGTATTCAGTATTTTAAAGGAATTAATATTCGGCGAGATTATCTATCAACATATCCTGATTACGTTGGGATCTAATTTATTATTTATCATTATTGCGTTTTTGATTGGAAGAATGCTGTTTATGAAAGATAAATGGGTTATTAATTAAGGGGTATTTTCACTTGAATAAGGATACTAAAAAGAAGAGGGCTAGATTAGCTCTCTTCTTTTTGGTATTACATTTTTTCTGGTGCGGATACGCCGATTAGGGCAAGGGCGTTTCTTAAAGTTATTTGTGTTGCTTGGATTAATGCTAAGCGTGCTTTTGTTCTTTCTAGATTGTCAGCGTCTAATACTTTCTCCGCGTTATAGAAGCTGTGGAAAGTGGATGCTAAATCGTAAATGTAATTTGTAATACGGTGTGGCATTCTCTTTAATGCCGCTTCTCCTACTGCTTGTGGGAATTCTCCTAGTTTTTTCAATAAGTCAAATTCTTTTTCTGCAGTGATTAACGCTACATTTAGTTCATCAGCAAGCTCGATTCCTTGTTCTTTTCCTTGTCTAAGGATACTTGAAATACGTGCATGTGCATATTGTGCATAGTAAACTGGGTTTTCATTGGATTGTGACACAGCAAGATCTAAATCAAAATCTAAATGTGTGTCAGCACTTCTCATAGCAAAGAAGTAACGAGTTGCATCTAGGCCTACTTCTTCTACTAAATCTCTCATCGTAACAGCTTTTCCAGTACGTTTACTCATCTTCATTTTTTCGCCGTCTTTGTAAAGATGAACAAGCTGAATAATTTCCACTTCTAAGGCTTCTTTTTTATAGCCTAATGCTTGAATAGCTGCTCTCATACGAGGAATATAGCCGTGATGGTCTGCTCCCCAAACATTAATAAGCTTTTCAAATCCTCTTTCTAGCTTATCCTTGTGATAAGCAATATCTGGTAATAGATACGTATAAGAACCATCATTTTTGATAAGTACGCGGTCTTTGTCATCACCAAAATCAGTTGAACGTAACCAAGTAGCTCCATCTTGTTCAAAAATATAACCATTTTCTTTTAATGCGTTTAGCGCTACATCGATTTTTCCATTTTGATAAAGAGAAGTTTCAGAGAACCATACATCGAACTTCACACGGAAATCTTCTAAATCCTGCTTTAATTTAGCCATTTCATACTTCAGACCATAATCACGGAAAAAGTCAAAACGTTCCTGTTCTGAAACATTTACATACTTATCGCCAAATTCCTCTGCTAGTTTTTTTCCGATTCCAATTATGTCTGCACCATGATACCCATCTTCCGGCATGTCTTTTTCTATACCTAACGCTTGGAAATAGCGTGCTTCTACAGATAATGCTAGGTTGTTAATTTGGTTACCAGCATCATTAATATAGTATTCTCTTGATACATCATAACCAGCTTTATCTAAAATATTAGAAAGAGAATCTCCTACTGCTGCCCCACGAGCATGTCCTAAATGAAGATCTCCAGTTGGATTTGCAGAAACAAACTCCACTTGTACTTTTTCTTTATTTCCGACAGTAGTCTGTCCATACTGCTCTCCAGCTTGAAGAATAGTTGGGATTAAATCTGTTAGGTAACTGTTATCCATATAAAAATTGATAAAACCAGGTCCTGCAATTTCTACTTTTTTAATAGAAGCTT from Niallia sp. FSL W8-0635 carries:
- a CDS encoding XapX domain-containing protein, producing the protein MKLVILALVTGFLTGFIFGLLKLPIPAPGAFSGIVGIFGIYAGYRAFEWISVLFQR
- a CDS encoding ABC transporter permease; its protein translation is MLFKLYLKELKDSFRDRRTLLLTVFLPIIMMTGLTLFYEKLVSSSEGESYQLAISSALNEEMKANLAAHTNIELLVSDDPETIVKDGDAQAAILLENNFGEKVLQGENTNIVLIGDSFSENSSALLSIVMNALNEYEKTVVSDRLNKLGVEDSVIQPFSIVQQELSAENPTINLVAMLIPLILSLAVGVGSSPAAADLFAGEKEKKTMEALLMTPVKRSTLVISKWLTISTIGVLTGLITLLVVVLEIAFFTENLKNAVPIHDNFALIIVFAILITVLYSMLIASLLMITSIIGKSIKEAQSYSTPILMLTVFPMMFLSTSGLNELTFNHFAIPVINVFSILKELIFGEIIYQHILITLGSNLLFIIIAFLIGRMLFMKDKWVIN
- a CDS encoding sensor histidine kinase, with protein sequence MINNKHFYWLIIAVYSTIHSKIIMEHMGFAVPSYLLFLLFAAICFVFSVYSPINGNASPSKIEALLWFIQSLILILHIQVVFTSWSILFFLLFLLIEVARFMVGWKMIHLKQEKESYEDEIKQYNELFQVIRSERHDFLKHISAVHFMLEEEGSSNAKFYLDELVEGYEETNLSIKGENGAVASILHRVYKQAILDNLELKYDFDVPLSTLPMKEKDIVSLVGNLLFNSLEASQECGKKHNEKPHITIRLSKRSGLYLLTCKNDCLPIPAAILDSMFKKFGQSTKTGKERGYGTKIIQTIVSKYHGYLDYTYKDETFTVKLKIPAIKTSKDD
- the cls gene encoding cardiolipin synthase; protein product: MKTFLIIISSIAILIFLLYIDFQLGKRAQQKQIERKNHPFRYTDFHIYADGTELFPALFQAIKEANNHIHILFYTIKTDSISNEFLDLLKAKAHEGVEVRLILDWLGSIKIRKKIRENLKQAGVQFAFCQLPTFPYLFYSLQVRNHRKIAIIDGKVGFMGGFNIGKDYIHANFKLSPWRDYHLQLIGEGVDDLQREFLIDWLKSSKINLLQNRVYFPKQKHGETRHQIIPTQGVYLEEIICNLIKNSKKSLFIATPYFIPSQRITVELLRALHRNVRLTILIPNKADHMLVKEAAFPYLRKLLKNEASVFQYTNGFFHGKLINVDDEIIIIGSSNFDRRSIFLNHELNCCIYDPVFIERMNKITTIDLQQAKKLSLLDFKKLTAWRTLKEWLSRLFAPFL
- the argS gene encoding arginine--tRNA ligase — its product is MNIVDQIKDNLKEEIKQSVIKAGLATEEQIPEVILELPKEKAHGDYSTNMAMQLARVAKKAPRMIAEAIIENFDQTKASIKKVEIAGPGFINFYMDNSYLTDLIPTILQAGEQYGQTTVGNKEKVQVEFVSANPTGDLHLGHARGAAVGDSLSNILDKAGYDVSREYYINDAGNQINNLALSVEARYFQALGIEKDMPEDGYHGADIIGIGKKLAEEFGDKYVNVSEQERFDFFRDYGLKYEMAKLKQDLEDFRVKFDVWFSETSLYQNGKIDVALNALKENGYIFEQDGATWLRSTDFGDDKDRVLIKNDGSYTYLLPDIAYHKDKLERGFEKLINVWGADHHGYIPRMRAAIQALGYKKEALEVEIIQLVHLYKDGEKMKMSKRTGKAVTMRDLVEEVGLDATRYFFAMRSADTHLDFDLDLAVSQSNENPVYYAQYAHARISSILRQGKEQGIELADELNVALITAEKEFDLLKKLGEFPQAVGEAALKRMPHRITNYIYDLASTFHSFYNAEKVLDADNLERTKARLALIQATQITLRNALALIGVSAPEKM
- a CDS encoding LytR/AlgR family response regulator transcription factor, with product MRVGLVDDRVMDLDKLIGIVSSIPEMEIIFSTVSAEEAYAEIKKESIDLLIADIEMPGLSGYELADIIHSHALNILVIFVTGTSGYAVHAFELNVHDYIMKPYNKDRLTQSIHRAIEKTKSTEIAGRLYIKQKSEIHIIQKKDIVFIERSGRSTTIYTKSETIKTYQTLNELEGELRERDFIRSHRSFIINIHYVKNFSLYAKNSYAVAFEGLEEKAIITKEKVDFLQANYF
- a CDS encoding ABC transporter ATP-binding protein, whose translation is MITIQKVTKKFQDKKTSITALKHVSFSIKKGETIALLGENGAGKTTLLRSIATLLQPTEGTIIVDNFDTTKNPKEIKQKIGVLFGGETGLYERLTARENLEYFANLYGLGKHETKVRIDELSRMFGMRDYLDRKVGGFSKGMRQKVAIARTIIHNPEIILFDEPTTGLDITSSNVFRQLVHQLKKEGKTIVFSSHIMEEVSMLCDSVAMFHKGELVHHGKLDDLYKAEGSKDLNYIFMSKLVRGGDQYVI
- the rpoE gene encoding DNA-directed RNA polymerase subunit delta — protein: MSVDKYTKEELKEMALIDVAYEIMNGGKTPYAFNELMNEVAKLVELTEEEVNEKIAQFYTDVNIDGRFLSLGDNRWGLRLWYPVDKSEEDVVTVTKPKKKKAKKAADDDFDDFDSIDEDEDDFDDFDADLDDEELLDEDDDLDEDEDDDLLDDDLSESEDFDEEIEEDYDELDEEEDEEDEEFDEDEDEDK
- a CDS encoding CTP synthase, giving the protein MTKYIFVTGGVVSSLGKGITAASLGRLLKNRGVSVTIQKFDPYINVDPGTMSPYQHGEVFVTDDGAETDLDLGHYERFIDINLTKYNNVTTGKIYSTVLRKERRGDYLGGTVQVIPHITNEIKERVYRAGRETNADVVITEIGGTVGDIESLPFLEAIRQIKSDIGRDNVMYIHCTLVPYIKAAGEMKTKPTQHSVKELRSLGIQPNVIVVRTEKPISEDMKDKIALFCDIDNKSVIECRDADTLYTIPLALQEQNLDQIVCEHLKLKCQEADMTEWIELVDRVRNLSKTTKIALVGKYVELQDAYISVVEALKHAGYAFDADIDIDWINAEQVTKENVQELLQDADGILVPGGFGDRGIEGKILATQYAREQKVPFFGICLGMQVASIEFARNVLGWDDAHSSEINEKTTHPVIDLLPEQKDVEDLGGTLRLGLYPCKLKEETRAYEAYQDEVIYERHRHRYEFNNQYRQEMENAGFIFSGTSPDGRLVEIVELKDHPWFVASQFHPEFISRPTRPQPLFREFVGASIRLAEK